From Mya arenaria isolate MELC-2E11 chromosome 12, ASM2691426v1, the proteins below share one genomic window:
- the LOC128210640 gene encoding uncharacterized protein LOC128210640 — MLQGYRHHGQEGQSSMIQAHRHQGRERLSSMLQGYRHQGQEGLSSMIQEYRHQGQEGLSSMLQGYRHQGQEGLSSMLQGYRHQGQEGLSSMLQGYRHQGQEGLSSMLQGYRHQGQEGLSSMLQGYRHQGQEGLSSMLQGYRHQGQEGLSSMLQGYRHQGQEGLSPMIQGYRHQGQEGLSSMLQGYRHQGQEGLSSMLQGYRHQGQEGLSSMLQGYRHQGQEGLSSMLQGYRHQGQEGLSSMLQGYRHQGQEGLSSMLQGYRHQGQEGLSPMIQGYRHQGQEGLSPMLQGNRHQGQEGLSPMLQGYRHQGQEGLSSMIQEYRHQGQEGLSSMILEYRHQGQEIF, encoded by the coding sequence ATGTTACAAGGATACCGCCACCATGGTCAGGAAGGACAGTCGTCGATGATACAAGCACACCGCCACCAGGGTCGGGAAAGACTGTCGTCGATGTTACAAGGATACCGCCACCAGGGTCAGGAAGGACTGTCGTCGATGATACAAGAATACCGCCACCAGGGTCAGGAAGGACTGTCATCGATGTTACAAGGATACCGCCACCAGGGCCAGGAAGGACTGTCGTCGATGTTACAAGGATACCGCCACCAGGGCCAGGAAGGACTGTCGTCGATGTTACAAGGATACCGCCACCAGGGCCAGGAAGGACTGTCGTCGATGTTACAAGGATACCGCCACCAGGGCCAGGAAGGACTGTCGTCGATGTTACAAGGATACCGCCACCAGGGCCAGGAAGGACTGTCGTCGATGTTACAAGGATACCGCCACCAGGGCCAGGAAGGACTGTCGTCGATGTTACAAGGATACCGCCACCAGGGCCAGGAAGGACTGTCGCCGATGATACAAGGATACCGCCACCAGGGCCAGGAAGGACTGTCGTCGATGTTACAAGGATACCGCCACCAGGGCCAGGAAGGACTGTCGTCGATGTTACAAGGATACCGCCACCAGGGCCAGGAAGGACTGTCGTCGATGTTACAAGGATACCGCCACCAGGGCCAGGAAGGACTGTCGTCGATGTTACAAGGATACCGCCACCAGGGCCAGGAAGGACTGTCGTCGATGTTACAAGGATACCGCCACCAGGGCCAGGAAGGACTGTCGTCGATGTTACAAGGATACCGCCACCAGGGCCAGGAAGGACTGTCGCCGATGATACAAGGATACCGCCACCAGGGCCAGGAAGGACTGTCGCCGATGTTACAAGGAAACCGCCACCAGGGCCAGGAAGGACTGTCGCCGATGTTACAAGGATACCGCCACCAGGGCCAGGAAGGACTGTCGTCGATGATACAAGAATACCGCCACCAGGGCCAGGAAGGACTGTCGTCGATGATACTAGAATACCGCCACCAGGGCCaggaaatattttga
- the LOC128211714 gene encoding peroxisome assembly protein 26-like yields MAEELKKTKMNTFEENPEFEHQLLTTDNCELFVEKAKECLLLRQFKRCHKMCLAGISVAKTQSDEARAEETVERLCVVCIQALAELDQWQDVLPMIQNVYGGVETCPATVIQLCILMHVKVKEFSQCHAVASIWLRSENNSRKTGYDRVATLFVIKVMIPRGQFQLIPPFLNNNTHLKQDSISAILKECESVHTRLETEIEKSEKCVKTELSSQTDSDQPDSITEETDQTDQDSMSVLQYVKYFGCMIASKLAYPSISMLLKIAAASVAMAMFLKISLDGDLLSRLGQATLLWENAIQILKTVFSPYRPGR; encoded by the exons ATGGCGGAAGAgctgaaaaagacaaaaatgaaTACGTTCGAAGAAAATCCCGAGTTTGAGCACCAATTATTGACCACTGACAATTGTGAACTTTTCGTTGAAAAGGCAAAAGAATGTTTACTATTGAGGCAATTCAAGCGATGTCACAAAATGTGCTTAGCAGGGATATCTGTGGCAAAAACACAATCAGATGAAGCTAG GGCGGAAGAGACCGTTGAGCGACTTTGTGTGGTTTGTATCCAGGCCTTAGCCGAACTGGACCAGTGGCAGGATGTCCTGCCTATGATACAGAACGTTTATGGCGGTGTGGAGACTTGCCCTGCAACAGTCATACAGCTATG CATTCTGATGCATGTGAAAGTTAAGGAATTTTCCCAGTGTCATGCAGTTGCAAGTATATGGCTCCGATCTGAGAATAATTCCAGAAAGACGGGATATGACAGAGTTGCGACCCTTTTTGTGATTAAAGTTATGATTCCACGGGGACAATTTCAACTAATTCCGCCATTTTTGAacaacaatacacatttaaaacaagacAGCATATCTGCGATATTGAAAGAATGTGAAAGTGTGCACACAAGgcttgagactgagattgagaaaAGTGAGAAGTGTGTTAAGACTGAATTGTCTTCACAAACAGACAGTGACCAGCCAGATTCAATAACAGAAGAGACTGACCAAACGGATCAAG ACTCCATGTCAGTCCTCCAGTATGTGAAGTACTTTGGATGTATGATTGCCAGCAAGCTTGCCTACCCCAGTATTTCtatgttgctaaaaatagcagCAGCTTCCGTTGCTATGGCAATGTTCCTTAAAATATCCTTGGATG GTGATCTGTTGAGCAGACTAGGACAAGCCACTCTGTTATGGGAGAACGCAATACAGATCCTAAAGACAGTCTTCTCCCCTTACAGGCCTGGAAGATGA
- the LOC128210639 gene encoding beta-1,4-galactosyltransferase 4-like yields MDNVLPCNVEDRLQELLLDDEETNIGNDELPVTFKDVQPGGKYVQKCCAFAQKVAIIIPYGDRKEQLDTVVRHLHRLLQSQHLCYGIYVSELAYPTVFNKGLLMNVAYLTARDEGHYDCYIFHDVDLISQKERHLYICGEKPNHMSSFNTKFGGLPYIKYIGGVLALNDTHVRVVNGFSNLLFGWGGEDDVMEMRIADKHLGLTRVSADIGRYKALPHDRDKGNPVNNDRYKMYRTLRKHTDQDGLTSLAGLYELLKVERRPLYTWIYIKCNKTEVLQKNKNIVFG; encoded by the coding sequence ATGGATAATGTGCTTCCATGCAATGTTGAGGATAGATTACAAGAACTATTACTTGATGATGAAGAAACAAACATAGGCAACGATGAGCTACCTGTCACGTTCAAAGATGTACAACCCGGTGGgaaatatgttcaaaaatgcTGTGCCTTTGCACAGAAGGTTGCAATAATCATTCCTTACGGAGACAGAAAAGAACAGTTAGACACTGTTGTTAGACATCTGCACAGATTACTTCAAAGCCAACATTTATGTTACGGCATATATGTGTCAGAGCTTGCATACCCTACAGTGTTTAACAAGGGACTTCTTATGAATGTGGCTTATCTTACTGCAAGAGATGAAGGACACTACGACTGTTATATATTCCACGATGTTGATCTGATTTCACAAAAGGAACGACATCTCTACATATGTGGTGAAAAGCCGAACCATATGTCGTCATTTAATACAAAGTTCGGTGGTTTGCCTTATATTAAGTACATCGGAGGTGTCTTGGCATTAAATGACACTCACGTCCGTGTTGTTAATGGGTTTTCTAATTTACTGTTTGGCTGGGGAGGTGAGGACGATGTAATGGAAATGAGGATAGCGGACAAGCATCTTGGGCTAACAAGGGTCAGTGCTGATATAGGTCGTTATAAAGCTTTGCCACACGACAGAGACAAGGGAAACCCCGTTAATAACGACcgttataaaatgtatagaaCACTTCGAAAACATACCGATCAGGATGGGTTAACAAGTTTAGCTGGCTTGTATGAACTACTCAAGGTTGAAAGGCGACCCCTGTACACTTGgatatatatcaaatgtaaCAAAACAGAAGTCTTGCAGAAGAATAAAAACATAGTGTTTGGCTGA